Proteins encoded in a region of the Sphingomonas sp. HMP9 genome:
- a CDS encoding TldD/PmbA family protein: protein MLTPDQACDRAHDIVQRAKAAGADAADAVFAADAALDVSIRLGKLEDIGRSESEDLGLRVFVGQRSASVSTSDLSTAAMDALVERAVAMAREAPEDPWAGLAPADRLLHGITPMLGLDDGGEVSPEQLRDAAFEAEDAARAVLGVSNSEGGGASASRSVWALATSHGFAGAYAATGYGVSASVLAGEGSSMQRDYAHSSARLRAHLESPDAIGRRAGEQAVARLNPGRLVSGGTTIVYDRRVGGSLVGHMLGAISGQAITRKTSFLLDSLGTQVFAHGITIRDDPHRPHGLRSRPFDGEGLPVSPSEIIEDGMLERWLLDSASARQLGLEPTGHAARGIGGGPGVSTSNVFMEPGHVPLETLIADIESGVYVTELMGGGANGVTGDYSRGAAGFRIENGQITTPVAEFTIAGNVKDMFLAMTPANDLEFRYGVNVPTLRVEGMTVASG from the coding sequence ATGCTGACCCCAGACCAAGCCTGCGACCGCGCCCATGACATCGTCCAACGCGCCAAGGCGGCGGGCGCCGACGCCGCCGATGCGGTCTTTGCCGCCGATGCCGCGCTCGACGTGTCGATCCGCCTCGGCAAGCTCGAGGATATCGGCCGCTCCGAGAGCGAGGATCTCGGGCTGCGCGTGTTCGTCGGCCAGCGCTCCGCCAGCGTCTCGACTTCCGACCTGTCGACCGCGGCGATGGACGCGCTCGTCGAACGCGCGGTCGCGATGGCGCGCGAGGCCCCTGAAGATCCCTGGGCCGGTCTCGCCCCGGCCGACCGGCTCCTCCACGGCATCACCCCCATGCTCGGCCTCGACGACGGCGGCGAAGTCAGCCCCGAGCAGCTCCGCGACGCAGCGTTCGAAGCCGAGGACGCCGCCCGCGCGGTCCTCGGCGTCTCGAACAGCGAAGGCGGCGGCGCGAGCGCGTCGCGCAGCGTCTGGGCGCTCGCCACCAGCCACGGGTTCGCCGGCGCCTATGCCGCGACCGGCTATGGCGTGTCGGCCAGCGTGCTCGCCGGCGAAGGCAGCAGCATGCAACGCGATTACGCGCACAGCAGCGCCCGCCTGCGCGCGCATCTCGAATCGCCCGACGCGATCGGTCGCCGCGCGGGCGAGCAAGCGGTCGCGAGGCTCAACCCCGGTCGCCTCGTCAGCGGCGGTACCACGATCGTCTACGACCGCCGCGTAGGCGGGTCGCTGGTCGGCCACATGCTCGGCGCGATCTCGGGCCAAGCGATCACCCGGAAGACCAGCTTCCTGCTTGACTCGCTCGGCACGCAGGTGTTCGCGCACGGCATCACGATCCGCGACGATCCGCACCGCCCGCACGGCCTGCGCTCACGCCCGTTCGATGGCGAGGGCCTGCCTGTCTCGCCGAGCGAGATCATCGAGGACGGCATGCTCGAACGCTGGCTGCTCGACTCCGCCTCGGCCCGCCAGCTCGGGCTCGAGCCGACCGGCCACGCCGCGCGCGGCATCGGCGGTGGGCCCGGCGTGTCGACCAGCAACGTGTTCATGGAGCCGGGTCACGTTCCGCTCGAAACGCTGATCGCCGACATCGAATCGGGCGTCTACGTCACCGAACTGATGGGTGGCGGCGCGAACGGCGTGACCGGCGACTACAGCCGCGGCGCGGCCGGCTTCCGCATCGAGAACGGCCAGATCACCACGCCCGTCGCCGAGTTCACGATCGCCGGCAACGTGAAGGACATGTTCCTCGCGATGACCCCCGCCAACGATCTCGAATTCCGCTACGGCGTCAACGTGCCGACTCTTCGCGTGGAGGGCATGACGGTGGCGAGTGGCTGA
- a CDS encoding helix-turn-helix transcriptional regulator, whose product MTDEVRKLIDLAEQAVESLHILSFDYEDQHGAKTHRRAHPLGLWFWGKVWTLVAWCETRDDFRMFRLDRATGMAITGDRFIPVAARSLTECLRLHGAEYGSQD is encoded by the coding sequence TTGACCGACGAGGTCAGAAAGCTGATCGATTTGGCAGAGCAAGCTGTAGAATCGCTTCACATCCTATCTTTTGACTATGAAGACCAGCATGGCGCAAAAACCCATCGCAGAGCGCATCCGCTTGGTCTGTGGTTTTGGGGCAAGGTTTGGACGCTGGTTGCGTGGTGTGAAACACGTGATGATTTTCGGATGTTTCGACTTGATCGCGCGACGGGAATGGCGATCACCGGAGACAGGTTCATCCCAGTCGCCGCTCGCTCTCTTACCGAGTGCTTGCGCCTCCATGGCGCAGAGTATGGAAGCCAAGACTGA
- the istB gene encoding IS21-like element helper ATPase IstB: protein MLAHPTLDRLNEMGLAGMARAFDELATNAEADRLTHPEWLALLLDREWGVRHDRKLAARLRFAKLRHQASPEDIDYRKPRGLDRALVVKLVVGDWIAAHDNLVITGPTGVGKSWLACALGHKACRDDRSVLYQRVPKLFTSLALARGDGRHERLLRKLGGVQLLILDDWGLEPLDALARHDLLEILEERYGRRSTIVTSQLPIASWHQVIADPTYADAILDRLVHNAHRLDLDGDSMRRAKTSQIA from the coding sequence ATGCTCGCACATCCGACCCTTGATCGGCTGAACGAAATGGGCCTGGCCGGTATGGCCAGGGCGTTTGACGAACTTGCCACCAATGCCGAAGCGGATCGGCTTACCCATCCCGAATGGCTGGCACTCCTCCTCGACCGCGAATGGGGTGTCCGCCACGATCGCAAGCTTGCCGCCAGGCTGCGGTTCGCCAAGCTGCGCCATCAGGCCTCGCCCGAGGACATCGATTATCGCAAACCCCGCGGGCTCGACCGCGCGCTGGTCGTGAAGCTCGTGGTCGGCGACTGGATCGCCGCACACGACAATCTGGTCATCACCGGACCCACCGGGGTCGGTAAGAGCTGGCTTGCCTGCGCGCTTGGTCACAAGGCCTGCCGCGACGATCGCTCGGTGCTCTATCAGCGCGTCCCCAAGCTGTTCACCAGCCTCGCGCTTGCCCGCGGGGATGGTCGTCACGAACGCTTGCTGCGAAAGCTCGGCGGCGTGCAGCTACTCATCCTCGACGACTGGGGCCTGGAGCCGCTCGACGCACTCGCGCGCCACGATCTGCTCGAGATCCTCGAAGAACGCTACGGGCGGCGCTCGACGATCGTTACCAGCCAGCTGCCCATCGCCAGTTGGCATCAGGTGATCGCGGATCCGACCTATGCCGACGCGATCCTCGATCGCCTCGTCCACAACGCCCATCGGCTCGACCTCGATGGCGATAGCATGCGGCGTGCGAAAACCAGCCAGATCGCTTGA
- the istA gene encoding IS21 family transposase: MRRVREMMRYRFEQELGYKAISLRVGAVPSTVRATLKRVADAGLRWPLDETLGDAALEASLYRDAGKKTGHRRCPEPDWAQVHRELKRKHVTLQVLWDEYIAEHPTGYRYSRFCDLYRGWAMKLPVTMRQNHAPGDKLFVDYAGDKIAVVIDRLTGEVRDAHIFVAVLGASSLTYAEGSWTETLPDWLAAHTRALAMFGGAPALFVPDNAKVAVIKACLYDPQVNRSYAEMAAHYDSTVLPTRPRRPRDKAKVEAAVLIVERWLFGRLRRRIFYSLAELNAAIAGLLAELNDRRVLRRVGQTRRQLFEEIDRPALKPLPAEPYVYAEWRRRRAGLDYHVEIERHYYSVPYRFAREPIEARITAATIELFHKGERIAAHMRGSGNGRHTTIPEHMPSSHRRFADWTVERIARDATAIGPCTALLCEKILVERRHPEQGFRACMGIMRMTRSFGAKRIEAACSRALDIGALTYGSVRSILDKNLDQIPSSPPVESPPVDHPNIRGSRYYH; this comes from the coding sequence ATGCGACGTGTCCGCGAGATGATGAGATACCGGTTCGAACAGGAGCTGGGATACAAGGCGATATCGCTGCGCGTGGGTGCGGTGCCCTCGACGGTGCGGGCGACCTTGAAGCGTGTCGCGGATGCGGGACTGAGATGGCCGCTGGACGAGACGCTCGGCGATGCTGCGCTGGAGGCATCACTTTACCGCGATGCGGGCAAGAAGACCGGCCACCGCCGCTGTCCCGAACCCGACTGGGCGCAAGTTCATCGCGAGCTGAAGCGCAAACATGTCACGCTGCAGGTGTTGTGGGACGAGTATATCGCCGAGCATCCGACCGGCTATCGCTACAGCCGATTCTGCGACCTGTATCGCGGCTGGGCGATGAAGCTGCCGGTTACGATGCGGCAGAACCATGCGCCGGGTGACAAGCTGTTCGTCGATTATGCGGGCGACAAGATCGCGGTGGTGATCGACCGACTGACGGGCGAAGTGCGTGACGCGCATATCTTCGTGGCGGTGCTGGGGGCGTCCAGCCTGACCTATGCCGAGGGAAGCTGGACCGAGACGCTGCCCGACTGGCTGGCGGCGCACACGCGCGCGCTCGCAATGTTCGGCGGTGCGCCGGCGCTGTTCGTGCCCGACAATGCGAAGGTCGCGGTGATCAAGGCTTGTCTTTACGATCCGCAGGTCAACCGCAGCTATGCCGAGATGGCGGCGCATTACGACAGCACGGTGCTGCCGACGCGGCCGCGCCGCCCGCGCGATAAGGCAAAGGTAGAAGCTGCCGTGCTGATCGTCGAGCGCTGGCTGTTCGGACGCCTTCGGCGTCGGATCTTCTACAGCCTGGCCGAACTGAACGCCGCGATCGCCGGGTTGCTTGCCGAGCTGAACGATCGGCGCGTGCTGCGCCGGGTTGGGCAGACGCGTCGTCAGTTGTTCGAAGAGATCGACCGGCCCGCGCTGAAGCCGCTGCCAGCCGAGCCCTATGTCTACGCCGAATGGCGGCGCAGGCGCGCGGGACTCGATTATCACGTCGAGATCGAGCGGCATTATTACTCCGTCCCATACCGCTTCGCACGCGAGCCGATCGAAGCGCGGATCACCGCGGCGACCATCGAGCTGTTCCACAAGGGCGAGCGGATCGCCGCGCACATGCGCGGCTCGGGCAATGGCCGCCATACCACGATCCCGGAGCATATGCCCTCGTCGCACCGGCGCTTTGCCGACTGGACCGTGGAGCGGATCGCGCGCGATGCGACCGCGATCGGGCCATGTACGGCATTGCTGTGCGAGAAGATCCTCGTCGAACGGCGCCATCCCGAGCAGGGCTTCCGGGCCTGTATGGGCATCATGCGCATGACGCGCAGCTTCGGTGCCAAGCGGATCGAAGCGGCTTGTTCGCGCGCGCTCGATATCGGTGCGCTCACCTACGGCTCGGTCAGATCGATCCTCGACAAGAACCTCGACCAGATCCCGTCATCGCCTCCGGTTGAGAGCCCGCCGGTCGATCATCCCAACATCCGGGGCTCACGCTATTATCACTGA
- the ubiA gene encoding 4-hydroxybenzoate octaprenyltransferase, with protein MQTQPAPMEIVPDSEHRGLVGRLPPTLRGLALLARFDRPIGWWLLFWPGAWGVALAGGAVQRWDLILWLLLGSIAMRGAGCVFNDIVDRDLDAQVARTRARPIPSGLVSIKLAWVWLVVLCLIGFAVLLQLTFFAAIVALASLAPVAAYPFMKRITWWPQAWLGIVFSWALLVGWSDIAGALDTPMWLLYAGSIAWVIGYDTIYALQDREDDAMIGIRSSALRMGTHVKAGVGIFYIAAIALWAAAFWNVRPDPLAIAALVPVALHLGWQVVTLKPDTQEGAGTAALARFRANRFAGLLMFLACVVVGTSLHP; from the coding sequence ATGCAGACCCAGCCCGCGCCCATGGAAATCGTCCCCGACAGCGAACATCGGGGGCTGGTCGGCCGCCTCCCGCCGACGCTCCGCGGCCTGGCCCTGCTCGCGCGCTTCGATCGGCCGATCGGCTGGTGGCTGCTGTTCTGGCCCGGCGCCTGGGGCGTCGCGCTTGCCGGCGGTGCGGTGCAGCGCTGGGACCTGATCCTCTGGCTCCTTCTCGGCAGCATCGCGATGCGCGGCGCCGGCTGCGTGTTCAACGACATCGTCGATCGCGACCTCGACGCGCAGGTCGCGCGCACGCGTGCCCGGCCGATCCCCAGCGGACTCGTGTCGATCAAGCTCGCCTGGGTCTGGCTCGTCGTGCTGTGCCTGATCGGGTTCGCCGTCCTGCTGCAACTCACCTTCTTCGCCGCGATCGTCGCACTGGCCAGCCTCGCCCCGGTCGCCGCCTACCCGTTCATGAAGCGCATCACCTGGTGGCCGCAGGCCTGGCTCGGGATCGTGTTCTCCTGGGCGTTGCTGGTCGGCTGGAGCGACATCGCCGGTGCGCTCGATACGCCGATGTGGCTGCTCTATGCGGGCTCGATCGCGTGGGTGATCGGTTACGACACGATCTACGCGCTGCAGGACCGCGAGGACGACGCGATGATCGGCATTCGCTCGTCGGCGCTCCGCATGGGCACCCATGTGAAGGCCGGCGTCGGGATCTTCTACATCGCCGCCATCGCGCTCTGGGCCGCAGCGTTCTGGAACGTCCGCCCCGATCCCCTCGCGATCGCCGCGCTCGTTCCCGTCGCGCTCCACCTCGGCTGGCAGGTCGTCACGCTCAAACCCGACACGCAGGAGGGTGCCGGCACCGCCGCACTCGCGCGTTTCCGCGCGAACCGGTTTGCCGGACTGCTGATGTTCCTCGCCTGCGTGGTTGTCGGCACGAGCCTGCATCCTTAA
- a CDS encoding 3'(2'),5'-bisphosphate nucleotidase CysQ, with protein sequence MADAVSGIAAEAGAMAHDRFDTDFQRWEKTPGSPVCELDIAIDRMLKARLSTLLPEAGWLSEETADNADRLAHDLLWVVDPIDGTRDYIRARPGWCVSIGLVDRGRPVIGILDAPTRGEHWRAVAGQGATRNGVPLKAGTRTDFAGSRTPVDALPKADRDLVMVHKPNSIALRIAMVAADEADLVATLRWGNEWDIAAAVLVASEAGAAVSDALGAPLVFNKPRPQDFGVLACAAGIHSAAVDRLANRARAVLG encoded by the coding sequence ATGGCCGACGCCGTATCGGGCATCGCCGCGGAGGCCGGCGCGATGGCGCACGACCGCTTCGACACCGATTTCCAGCGCTGGGAAAAGACCCCCGGCAGCCCGGTCTGCGAACTCGACATCGCGATCGACCGGATGCTCAAGGCGCGCCTCTCGACGCTGCTCCCCGAAGCCGGTTGGCTGTCCGAGGAAACCGCCGACAATGCCGACCGCCTTGCGCACGACCTGCTCTGGGTGGTCGACCCTATCGACGGCACGCGCGACTATATTCGCGCGCGGCCCGGCTGGTGCGTGTCGATCGGGCTGGTCGACCGCGGCCGCCCGGTGATCGGCATCCTCGACGCCCCCACCCGCGGCGAACACTGGCGCGCCGTGGCAGGGCAGGGCGCCACCCGCAACGGCGTGCCGCTGAAGGCCGGCACGCGCACCGACTTCGCCGGCAGCCGCACGCCGGTCGACGCGCTCCCCAAGGCCGACCGCGATCTCGTCATGGTCCACAAACCCAACTCGATCGCGCTGCGCATAGCGATGGTCGCCGCCGACGAAGCCGACCTCGTCGCCACCCTCCGCTGGGGCAACGAATGGGACATCGCCGCGGCGGTGTTGGTCGCGAGCGAGGCGGGCGCGGCGGTGAGCGATGCGCTGGGCGCGCCGCTTGTGTTCAACAAGCCGCGGCCGCAGGACTTCGGCGTGCTGGCCTGCGCTGCGGGTATTCACAGCGCCGCGGTCGACCGACTGGCTAATCGTGCGCGCGCCGTATTAGGCTGA
- a CDS encoding helix-turn-helix transcriptional regulator: MRRADRLFQIVQYLRGGRLVTARTLAERLEVSDRTIYRDIADLQSTGVPIDGEAGVGYVMRSGYYLPPLMFTREEIVALVAGIRMVRAWGGMAMSRAANEALVKIELVLPKAERDQVVKTAETVEKPALAIAVRA; encoded by the coding sequence ATGCGCCGAGCCGACCGTCTTTTCCAGATTGTGCAATATCTCAGGGGCGGTCGACTGGTCACGGCGCGGACGCTGGCCGAGCGGCTGGAGGTTTCCGATCGAACGATTTACCGGGACATTGCCGACCTGCAATCGACGGGCGTCCCTATCGATGGAGAAGCCGGCGTTGGGTACGTCATGCGCAGCGGCTACTACCTGCCGCCGCTGATGTTCACGCGCGAGGAGATCGTTGCACTCGTCGCGGGGATCCGGATGGTCAGGGCGTGGGGCGGTATGGCGATGTCTCGCGCCGCCAATGAGGCTTTAGTAAAAATCGAGCTGGTTTTGCCCAAGGCCGAGCGGGATCAAGTCGTAAAGACAGCTGAGACTGTTGAAAAACCCGCGCTTGCGATAGCGGTGAGGGCGTGA
- a CDS encoding transposase, with the protein MMGRQVAQGALFYGFRLDDHVPADHLLRRIDGLLDFSFVREALATSYSANGRPSIDPELMLRMLLVGYLFGIRSERRLCEEVHLNLAYRWFCRLDLADRVPDHSTFSKNRHGRFRACDLHRLLFEQVVARCAAAGLVAGRNVAVDGSTIMADASREKKLKGADAADELRAMESVSRPVAEYLAALDTALPPDPDEPAPVDPASISPTDPQAALTCKHGPARYAYAINPLLDLDTDCILDVEATPARFSSEVAATRTLVSRAGTRLGIAPESLAADKAYGSGPLLGWLLKRNITPYIPVIDRSRQRDAFLTRDAFHYDREADAYRCPAGKQLSYCGTRRASQVRVYRSHVADCAGCELKSQCTTGRKRSISRLVSEDARDTVRALAGTDAYVHARRRRQRIERVFGHLKRNLKLRTLKLRGLSGATEEFTMAAAAYNLQLLARQVAPA; encoded by the coding sequence ATGATGGGTCGGCAGGTGGCGCAGGGCGCGCTGTTTTACGGGTTCCGGCTCGACGATCATGTGCCAGCCGACCACCTCCTACGTCGCATCGACGGGCTGCTCGACTTCAGCTTCGTTCGCGAGGCGCTGGCGACGAGTTATAGCGCGAACGGGCGACCCTCGATCGACCCGGAGCTGATGCTGCGGATGCTGCTGGTCGGCTACTTGTTCGGCATCCGCTCGGAACGGCGTCTGTGCGAGGAGGTGCATTTAAACCTCGCCTATCGTTGGTTCTGCCGGCTTGATCTGGCCGACCGGGTGCCCGACCACTCCACATTCTCCAAGAATAGGCATGGTCGCTTCCGTGCCTGCGACCTGCATCGCCTGCTGTTCGAGCAGGTGGTCGCACGGTGCGCTGCGGCCGGGCTGGTGGCGGGCCGCAATGTGGCGGTAGACGGCAGCACGATCATGGCCGATGCGAGCCGCGAGAAGAAGCTGAAGGGGGCCGATGCCGCGGACGAGCTTCGTGCCATGGAAAGCGTATCACGGCCCGTCGCCGAATATCTGGCGGCGCTCGATACCGCGTTGCCGCCAGATCCCGATGAACCGGCGCCTGTCGATCCAGCCAGCATCTCACCAACGGACCCGCAGGCGGCCCTTACCTGCAAGCACGGGCCGGCGCGCTACGCATACGCCATCAACCCGCTGCTGGACCTCGACACCGACTGCATCCTTGATGTGGAGGCCACGCCCGCACGCTTCTCGTCGGAGGTCGCAGCGACCCGCACGCTGGTTTCACGTGCCGGCACCAGGCTGGGCATCGCGCCCGAAAGTCTCGCGGCCGACAAGGCGTATGGCAGTGGCCCACTGCTCGGCTGGCTACTCAAGCGGAACATCACGCCGTACATCCCGGTCATCGACCGCAGCCGCCAGCGCGACGCCTTTTTAACCCGCGATGCTTTCCACTACGATCGCGAGGCCGACGCCTATCGCTGTCCGGCGGGCAAGCAGCTCAGCTACTGCGGCACCAGGCGCGCCAGTCAGGTCCGCGTCTACCGAAGCCATGTTGCCGATTGTGCTGGTTGCGAACTGAAATCCCAATGCACCACCGGTCGAAAGCGCAGCATCAGCCGCCTCGTCAGCGAGGATGCCCGCGACACCGTGCGCGCCCTTGCCGGCACCGACGCCTATGTGCACGCGCGGCGTCGAAGACAGCGGATCGAGCGCGTGTTTGGCCACCTGAAACGCAACCTGAAGCTACGAACACTTAAGCTGCGTGGCCTGTCAGGAGCTACTGAGGAGTTCACCATGGCGGCTGCGGCCTATAACCTCCAGCTGCTCGCCCGGCAGGTGGCGCCGGCCTGA
- a CDS encoding glutamate--cysteine ligase: MTTIPAPKKTSPTIESRDQLIASFAVGEKPKDAWRIGTEHEKFVYANGDHHAPSYDEAGGIRALLGELEQYGWKPVMEGGPDGTQNAIAMSGADGSISLEPAGQFELSGAPLDNLHETCAETGRHLEQVKAAGEKLGIGFLGLGMWPDKTRAELPTMPKGRYAIMLRHMPRVGSMGLDMMLRTCTIQVNLDYASEADMVKKFRVGLALQPLATALFANSPFTEGKPNGMLSYRSHIWSDTDPHRTGMLPFVFEDGFGYERYAEYALDVPMYFVYREGKYIDTAGLSFRDFLKGELSVLPGEKPTLDDWTDHLSTAFPEVRLKTFLEMRGADGGPWNRICALPALWVGLLYDQGALDAAWDLVKDWTIDERQSLRDGVPKLGLNAPIAGGGTLRDIAGQVLDIAGAGLSARARFNRAGDNETGFLDPLREIVRSGKVPAEVLLDRYHGVWGGDVSKVYDEASF; the protein is encoded by the coding sequence ATGACGACGATACCCGCCCCGAAAAAGACCAGCCCGACGATCGAGTCGCGCGACCAGTTGATCGCCAGCTTCGCAGTGGGCGAAAAGCCCAAGGATGCATGGCGGATCGGCACCGAGCACGAGAAGTTCGTCTACGCGAACGGCGATCATCACGCGCCGTCCTATGACGAGGCGGGCGGCATCCGCGCGCTGCTCGGCGAGCTGGAGCAATATGGCTGGAAGCCGGTCATGGAGGGCGGCCCCGATGGTACGCAGAACGCCATCGCCATGTCGGGCGCGGATGGCAGCATCAGCCTCGAGCCCGCGGGTCAGTTCGAGCTGTCGGGCGCGCCGCTCGACAATCTGCACGAGACCTGCGCCGAAACCGGGCGTCATCTGGAACAGGTAAAGGCCGCGGGCGAGAAGCTCGGCATCGGCTTCCTCGGCCTCGGCATGTGGCCGGACAAGACGCGTGCCGAGCTGCCGACGATGCCCAAGGGGCGCTATGCGATCATGCTGCGGCACATGCCGCGCGTCGGCAGCATGGGCCTCGACATGATGCTGCGGACCTGCACGATCCAGGTGAACCTGGATTACGCGTCCGAGGCGGACATGGTGAAGAAATTCCGCGTCGGGCTCGCGCTCCAGCCGCTCGCGACCGCGCTGTTCGCGAACTCGCCGTTCACGGAGGGCAAGCCCAACGGCATGCTGTCGTATCGCAGCCATATCTGGTCCGACACCGATCCGCATCGCACCGGCATGCTGCCGTTCGTGTTCGAGGATGGCTTCGGCTATGAGCGCTATGCCGAGTACGCGCTCGATGTGCCGATGTACTTCGTCTACCGCGAGGGCAAGTATATCGACACCGCCGGGCTGTCGTTTCGCGATTTCCTGAAGGGCGAATTGTCGGTGCTGCCGGGTGAGAAGCCGACGCTCGACGACTGGACCGATCACCTCTCGACCGCATTCCCCGAGGTGCGGTTGAAGACGTTCCTCGAGATGCGTGGCGCGGACGGCGGGCCGTGGAACCGGATCTGCGCGCTGCCTGCCTTGTGGGTCGGGTTGCTGTACGATCAGGGTGCGCTCGATGCGGCGTGGGATCTGGTCAAGGACTGGACGATCGACGAGCGCCAGAGCCTGCGCGACGGCGTTCCGAAGCTCGGCCTGAACGCGCCGATCGCGGGCGGCGGCACGCTGCGCGACATCGCGGGACAGGTGCTCGACATCGCCGGCGCCGGGCTGTCGGCGCGCGCGCGGTTCAACCGGGCGGGCGACAACGAGACCGGCTTCCTCGATCCGCTGCGCGAGATCGTCCGCAGCGGCAAGGTGCCGGCGGAAGTGCTGCTCGATCGCTATCACGGCGTCTGGGGCGGCGACGTCTCGAAGGTGTACGACGAAGCCAGCTTCTAA
- a CDS encoding 16S rRNA (uracil(1498)-N(3))-methyltransferase: MPATPAWPPQSTPRLFVDTPLAAGPLRVDGPAAHYLVGVMRMKVGDPVKLFDNRTGEWLGVASSVGKRDLVLDITALLRPREDVPDLWLCAAPLKKGRVDWMAEKACELGVARLQPVVTRRTIVDKPNTERLRTQMIEAAEQCGRTALPEVTEPVKLAALLRDWPENRALFFADETGGVPALEAMRARPGPAAILIGPEGGFDTDEREAVRAHPQAVGIGLGPRILRAETAAGAAVALWMAAAGDWR, translated from the coding sequence ATGCCCGCAACCCCAGCCTGGCCGCCGCAGTCCACGCCGCGCCTGTTCGTCGATACGCCGCTCGCGGCCGGTCCGCTCCGCGTCGATGGCCCCGCCGCGCATTATCTCGTCGGGGTGATGCGGATGAAGGTCGGCGATCCGGTGAAGCTGTTCGACAATCGCACCGGCGAGTGGCTCGGCGTTGCGTCGAGCGTCGGCAAGCGCGATCTGGTGCTCGATATCACCGCGCTGCTGCGCCCACGCGAGGACGTGCCCGACCTGTGGCTGTGCGCCGCACCGCTCAAGAAGGGCCGCGTCGACTGGATGGCGGAGAAGGCGTGCGAGCTGGGCGTGGCGCGGCTGCAACCCGTCGTCACGCGGCGGACGATCGTCGACAAGCCCAACACCGAGCGGCTGCGGACGCAGATGATCGAGGCGGCCGAGCAATGCGGGCGCACCGCGCTGCCCGAGGTGACCGAGCCGGTGAAGCTTGCCGCGTTGCTGCGCGACTGGCCGGAGAACCGCGCGCTGTTCTTTGCCGACGAGACCGGCGGCGTGCCGGCGCTGGAGGCGATGCGCGCGCGACCGGGTCCGGCGGCGATCCTGATCGGGCCGGAGGGCGGCTTCGATACCGACGAACGCGAGGCGGTCCGCGCGCACCCGCAAGCAGTCGGAATCGGGCTGGGCCCACGCATCCTGAGGGCGGAAACCGCAGCGGGCGCGGCCGTCGCGCTGTGGATGGCGGCGGCGGGTGACTGGCGCTGA